In Agarivorans gilvus, one genomic interval encodes:
- a CDS encoding ATP-binding protein, with the protein MNNQSSLLVLSRKQWAHSLQDHRYPWQLCLAETIPAKSIRQQHYYAMIIVELSWFAQPQFREDFQALLQDSGEAAKVMFYADQAVSSAELIELVNQFSPIHILKVDDTGPTLGQQIQRYWPTQTQSHQQWLEQQLAATVAQFRAHFFDYTALSDQQLSEKVISALYSFFQDNDEDHLCRTYSANHILTQEGQANRFLWFIAKGEVVLRKQQDQQSLEVARMKAGSLVGGMSFVTGELAFTSAITTMKTAVIKLDKATFAKVLDSSNQLLPLFTNLLLRHFNRRLQKSIQTKLTLQTTLSSLDSAHQQLIEKEKMAVLGQLIAGVAHELNNPVAAIIRGSDTIAKQLPQVLKHQLSAPQEQLGQQLLEAAFTLTPMSTSEIRQRSKQACQLFGNPIAARKAVSIGLDRPDLRQQYLDCCDDEQDPLIDALSRYHQIGNFLRNIQVCASRIAELVKGLKHYAGQDPEQPVLADINDGIAETLVILENRLRGFDVECHYGILPVYRCHPIALQQVWTNLIANALDAMGTRGKLSITSRYVEASPSYISVEIEDNGPGISPKLIKKIFELNFTTKREGNFGLGIGLTVCQQIVAQHLGRIEVESELGHYTRFTITLPLNQQ; encoded by the coding sequence ATGAATAACCAATCCAGCTTGTTAGTTCTCAGTCGTAAACAATGGGCCCATTCGCTGCAGGATCACCGTTATCCTTGGCAATTGTGTCTGGCCGAGACTATTCCTGCCAAGTCAATTCGCCAACAACACTATTACGCGATGATTATCGTTGAGCTGTCTTGGTTTGCACAGCCGCAGTTTAGAGAAGACTTCCAAGCGCTATTGCAAGATAGCGGTGAGGCAGCAAAGGTCATGTTCTACGCGGATCAAGCAGTGAGTAGTGCTGAGCTGATAGAATTAGTAAACCAATTTTCGCCCATTCACATTCTCAAAGTCGATGACACAGGGCCAACACTCGGTCAACAAATCCAACGCTACTGGCCTACCCAAACTCAGTCTCACCAACAATGGTTAGAACAACAACTCGCCGCCACGGTAGCCCAGTTTAGAGCGCATTTTTTTGACTATACTGCGCTTAGCGACCAGCAGCTTTCCGAGAAAGTGATTTCCGCGCTGTATAGCTTTTTTCAAGATAACGATGAAGACCACCTTTGCCGCACTTACAGTGCCAACCACATTCTCACTCAAGAAGGGCAAGCCAATCGCTTTTTATGGTTTATTGCTAAAGGCGAAGTGGTTCTGCGCAAGCAGCAGGACCAACAAAGTCTTGAAGTTGCGCGGATGAAAGCCGGTTCACTGGTAGGAGGAATGTCTTTTGTCACCGGCGAGTTAGCCTTTACCAGTGCAATTACCACCATGAAAACCGCAGTCATCAAGCTAGATAAAGCGACCTTTGCCAAAGTTTTAGACTCGAGTAATCAATTACTGCCTTTATTTACCAACTTGTTGCTACGCCACTTTAATCGACGCTTGCAAAAAAGCATACAAACTAAACTGACCCTGCAAACTACACTCAGCTCGCTAGATTCCGCCCACCAGCAACTCATCGAGAAAGAAAAAATGGCGGTACTAGGGCAGCTTATTGCAGGCGTGGCCCATGAACTTAATAATCCAGTGGCAGCCATTATTCGTGGCAGCGATACCATCGCCAAGCAGCTTCCACAAGTTCTTAAACATCAACTGAGCGCACCGCAAGAGCAACTCGGCCAACAATTACTTGAAGCCGCATTTACTCTAACACCGATGTCTACCAGCGAAATTCGTCAGCGTAGTAAACAAGCCTGCCAATTATTTGGTAACCCTATCGCCGCCAGAAAGGCGGTGAGCATTGGCTTAGATAGGCCAGACTTACGTCAGCAATATTTGGACTGTTGTGATGATGAGCAAGATCCGCTAATCGATGCCCTCTCCCGCTACCACCAGATTGGCAATTTTTTACGTAATATCCAAGTTTGTGCCAGCCGTATTGCCGAGTTAGTGAAGGGCTTAAAACATTATGCCGGACAAGATCCCGAGCAACCGGTCTTGGCGGACATCAACGACGGCATAGCCGAAACTCTAGTGATACTTGAAAACCGGCTCCGCGGCTTCGATGTGGAATGTCACTATGGAATACTCCCCGTCTATCGCTGCCATCCCATCGCCTTACAACAGGTGTGGACCAATTTAATCGCCAACGCGCTAGACGCCATGGGTACACGCGGCAAGCTGAGTATCACCAGCCGCTATGTTGAGGCCTCGCCCAGTTACATTTCAGTAGAAATCGAAGATAACGGGCCTGGCATTAGCCCCAAGTTAATCAAAAAAATCTTTGAATTAAATTTTACGACTAAGCGAGAAGGTAATTTTGGCTTAGGCATTGGCCTCACTGTGTGCCAACAAATAGTGGCGCAACATTTAGGTAGAATTGAGGTGGAATCAGAGCTAGGACACTATACTCGTTTCACCATTACTTTACCCTTGAACCAACAATAG
- a CDS encoding ornithine carbamoyltransferase: MSDFKHLLSLQELTQEQILGLLELAAKIKTSPADYGQTLAGKSVVTLFEKPSLRTRVTFDIGINRLGGHAVYLDQQNGAMGERESVKDFASNITRWADAIVARVFSHKTLLTLREHSSVPIINSLCDLYHPCQGLADFQTISEHYSDLSKVKLAYVGDGNNVTHSLMLGGAILGMEVAAICPLGSSPDAQVVQKAQALAKIHGGKIVVSDKIEDIKGYDVVYGDTWVSMGDDTPLQSVKDKFIAYQINQDLMQQCGINHVLHCQPAHRELEITSEVMDGPQSLIFDQAENRMHAQNAVLVSLLS; encoded by the coding sequence ATGAGTGATTTTAAGCACCTGCTTAGTCTACAGGAACTAACTCAAGAACAAATTTTGGGCCTGCTAGAATTAGCGGCCAAGATAAAAACATCGCCCGCAGATTATGGTCAAACACTGGCTGGAAAAAGTGTTGTGACCCTTTTTGAAAAACCCTCATTACGAACTCGCGTGACCTTTGATATCGGGATTAATCGTTTGGGCGGCCACGCGGTGTACCTAGATCAACAAAACGGTGCCATGGGCGAGCGTGAAAGTGTTAAAGACTTCGCTTCCAACATCACTCGTTGGGCCGATGCCATTGTGGCGCGAGTGTTTTCTCATAAAACCTTATTAACCCTGCGTGAGCACTCATCGGTGCCGATTATTAATTCACTGTGTGACCTATACCACCCGTGTCAGGGCTTGGCCGATTTTCAAACCATCAGTGAACACTACTCTGATTTGAGTAAGGTAAAATTGGCCTATGTAGGCGATGGCAATAATGTTACCCATTCATTAATGCTTGGTGGCGCCATTTTAGGTATGGAAGTGGCGGCGATCTGCCCACTAGGCTCAAGTCCGGATGCGCAAGTAGTACAAAAAGCCCAAGCGCTGGCCAAAATTCATGGCGGCAAGATTGTGGTTAGCGATAAAATCGAAGATATTAAAGGCTACGATGTAGTGTATGGAGATACTTGGGTTTCAATGGGGGATGACACTCCTTTGCAATCTGTGAAAGATAAGTTTATCGCTTATCAAATTAACCAAGATTTAATGCAGCAATGTGGTATCAACCATGTGTTGCATTGCCAACCTGCGCACCGCGAGTTGGAAATAACCTCGGAAGTGATGGATGGTCCGCAGTCGCTGATTTTTGATCAAGCTGAAAACCGCATGCACGCCCAAAACGCCGTTTTAGTTAGTTTATTAAGTTAA
- the rpsC gene encoding 30S ribosomal protein S3 — MGQKVHPNGIRLGIVKPWNSTWYADKGEYADNLFSDHKVRQFLTKELKSASVSRITIERPAKSIRVTIHTARPGVVIGKKGEDVEKLRKNVAKLAGVPAQINISEVRKPELDAQLVADSISSQLERRVMFRRAMKRAVQNAMRLGAKGIKVQVSGRLGGAEIARAEWYREGRVPLHTLRADIDYSTSEALTTYGIIGVKVWIFKGEVLGGMPVAAAPEAPAKPKRGNKRNAK, encoded by the coding sequence ATGGGTCAGAAAGTACATCCTAATGGTATTCGCCTAGGTATCGTAAAACCATGGAATTCAACCTGGTATGCCGATAAAGGTGAATACGCAGACAACCTTTTCAGCGACCACAAAGTGCGTCAATTCTTAACTAAAGAATTGAAAAGCGCTTCTGTATCTCGCATTACTATTGAGCGTCCTGCTAAGAGCATTCGTGTAACTATTCACACTGCTCGTCCAGGTGTTGTTATTGGTAAAAAAGGTGAAGATGTTGAAAAACTACGTAAGAACGTCGCTAAACTAGCTGGCGTACCTGCGCAAATTAACATCTCAGAAGTTCGTAAGCCTGAGTTAGACGCTCAATTAGTAGCAGACTCTATCTCTAGCCAACTAGAACGTCGTGTTATGTTCCGTCGTGCTATGAAGCGCGCAGTACAAAACGCAATGCGTCTAGGCGCTAAAGGTATCAAGGTTCAAGTTAGTGGTCGTTTAGGCGGTGCAGAAATTGCCCGTGCTGAATGGTACCGTGAAGGTCGTGTACCTCTACACACTTTACGTGCTGATATCGATTACTCAACTTCAGAAGCGTTGACTACTTACGGTATCATCGGCGTTAAAGTTTGGATCTTTAAAGGCGAAGTACTTGGCGGTATGCCAGTGGCTGCAGCTCCTGAAGCTCCTGCTAAGCCGAAGCGCGGTAACAAGCGCAACGCTAAATAG
- the rpsJ gene encoding 30S ribosomal protein S10: MQNQRIRIRLKAFDHRLIDQSTAEIVETAKRTGAQVRGPIPLPTRKERYTVLVSPHVNKDARDQYEIRTHKRLVDIVEPTDKTVDALMRLDLAAGVDVQISLG, encoded by the coding sequence ATGCAGAACCAAAGAATTCGAATCCGCTTGAAAGCATTCGATCACCGTCTGATCGATCAATCTACTGCGGAAATCGTAGAAACTGCCAAACGCACTGGCGCTCAGGTTCGTGGTCCAATTCCACTTCCTACTCGTAAAGAGCGTTACACCGTACTAGTATCTCCGCACGTTAACAAAGACGCGCGTGACCAGTATGAAATTCGCACCCACAAACGTCTAGTAGACATCGTAGAGCCAACTGATAAAACAGTTGACGCTTTGATGCGCCTTGACCTTGCTGCTGGTGTAGATGTGCAAATCAGCTTGGGCTAA
- a CDS encoding argininosuccinate synthase: MSDIKKVVLAYSGGLDTSAIIPWLKETYNNCEIVAFCADVGQGAEELVGLEEKALASGASECHIVDLKEEFVADYIYPTIATGAVYEGTYLLGTSMARPIIAKAQVEVARKVGADAVCHGCTGKGNDQIRFESCFAALAPELTVIAPWREWDMESREDLLDYLAERNIPTTASATKIYSRDANAWHISHEGGELEDPWNEPSKGVWTLTVDPVDAPNEPEYVSLKVEQGRVVAVNDEALSPYQVVMKLNEIAAAHGVGRIDITENRTVGMKSRGCYETPGGTVIVAALRAIEELVLDKTSRIWREKLGQEMAHLVYDGRWFTPLCKSLLASSEALAADANGEVVVKLYKGQAVAVQKRSPNSLYSEEFATFGEDQVYDQKHAEGFIRLYSLASRIRALNSK, encoded by the coding sequence ATGTCAGATATCAAAAAAGTTGTATTAGCATACTCCGGCGGCCTAGATACCTCGGCCATCATCCCTTGGTTGAAAGAAACCTACAACAACTGTGAAATTGTGGCTTTTTGTGCCGATGTGGGCCAAGGCGCAGAAGAACTAGTGGGCTTAGAAGAAAAAGCCTTAGCTTCGGGTGCTTCTGAGTGTCACATTGTTGACCTAAAAGAAGAGTTTGTTGCGGATTACATCTACCCTACTATTGCAACCGGTGCTGTGTACGAAGGTACTTATCTATTAGGTACTTCTATGGCGCGTCCAATTATTGCTAAAGCGCAAGTAGAAGTGGCCCGTAAAGTGGGCGCCGATGCCGTGTGTCATGGTTGTACTGGTAAAGGTAATGACCAAATTCGTTTTGAAAGCTGCTTTGCCGCGCTAGCACCAGAGCTTACCGTTATCGCTCCATGGCGTGAATGGGATATGGAGAGCCGTGAAGATCTATTGGATTACCTAGCCGAGCGCAATATTCCAACCACCGCTTCTGCGACTAAAATTTACAGCCGCGATGCTAATGCTTGGCACATTTCTCATGAAGGCGGTGAACTAGAAGACCCTTGGAACGAGCCAAGTAAAGGCGTTTGGACTTTAACCGTTGACCCAGTTGACGCGCCAAATGAACCAGAATACGTTAGCCTTAAAGTTGAACAAGGTCGCGTAGTGGCGGTGAATGATGAAGCGCTTAGCCCTTACCAAGTGGTAATGAAGCTAAATGAAATTGCTGCGGCGCACGGTGTAGGGCGTATCGATATTACTGAAAACCGTACCGTTGGTATGAAGTCTCGTGGTTGTTATGAAACTCCAGGGGGCACCGTTATTGTTGCTGCATTGCGTGCTATTGAAGAATTGGTATTGGATAAAACTTCACGTATTTGGCGTGAAAAACTAGGCCAAGAGATGGCGCATTTGGTGTACGACGGTCGTTGGTTCACGCCTCTATGTAAGTCATTGTTAGCCTCTTCTGAAGCTTTGGCTGCCGATGCAAATGGTGAAGTTGTGGTTAAACTTTATAAAGGTCAAGCGGTGGCGGTACAAAAACGCTCTCCAAATAGCTTGTACTCTGAAGAGTTTGCTACCTTTGGTGAAGATCAGGTTTACGATCAAAAACACGCTGAAGGCTTTATTCGTTTATACTCTCTAGCCAGTCGGATCCGCGCGCTAAACAGTAAATAA
- a CDS encoding putative bifunctional diguanylate cyclase/phosphodiesterase, protein MNRAVTSAVKVTLVYASFSALWILFSDMAVEWLFHSAQLRALAQTYKGLAFVVITAVLLLILVLRDNRALEKADDMDSLTGLHSLNLFIRTLNATLSKLNSNEHLFVAYLDIDDFKQVNEGLGFERADSFLQDIAKALLKSALPGSFISRLHADQFACFTTFDDISEVETRMREVQRLCALRGQRFGIDVSCSVGVALFPSDGSNAKEMMISASQALNVAKQQRNSIIYHDKTLSEKAMLRRQLVLDLREAIAEQNLYVVYQPKYELAELSCIGVEVLVRWKHPQHGFIAPDVFIPLAEDNGLSSAISKLVIAKAAEELQDSGLLGSVLQHVAVNVSATEFNSTDEMNSLSSFIESYRDFAQYVRLEITETATLTDMRKSVEVISQLQARGLTLSIDDFGTGYTSLAMLKDLTVDEIKIDRSFVAELEHDARSKTIVCAVIAMANSFRINIVAEGVETESQLKVLRKIGCRQAQGYYLGRPMIIAELLKHLADNAATP, encoded by the coding sequence ATGAATAGGGCTGTAACTTCCGCCGTTAAAGTGACACTGGTGTACGCTAGTTTTTCTGCACTGTGGATATTGTTTTCAGATATGGCCGTTGAATGGCTGTTTCATAGTGCGCAGTTGCGAGCCTTGGCTCAAACCTATAAAGGCCTAGCCTTCGTTGTTATTACCGCTGTATTGTTGCTCATTTTGGTGCTAAGAGATAACCGAGCTCTAGAAAAGGCCGATGATATGGACAGTCTCACCGGTTTACATAGCTTAAATTTGTTTATTCGCACTCTCAATGCCACCCTTTCCAAGTTAAATAGCAATGAGCACCTATTTGTTGCTTATCTTGATATAGACGATTTCAAGCAGGTAAATGAAGGTTTAGGTTTTGAGAGGGCAGATTCATTTTTGCAAGATATTGCCAAGGCTTTGCTTAAGTCGGCTTTGCCCGGTTCGTTTATCTCTCGCTTGCATGCCGATCAATTTGCTTGTTTTACCACTTTTGACGATATCTCCGAGGTGGAGACGCGCATGCGTGAAGTTCAGCGTCTATGTGCCTTGCGCGGCCAGCGTTTTGGCATAGATGTAAGCTGTTCGGTGGGGGTGGCCTTGTTTCCTAGCGACGGTAGCAACGCCAAAGAGATGATGATTTCAGCGTCGCAAGCGCTGAACGTGGCCAAGCAGCAACGTAATTCGATTATCTATCATGATAAAACCTTAAGCGAAAAGGCCATGCTGCGCCGCCAGTTAGTGTTGGATTTACGCGAGGCTATAGCCGAGCAGAATTTATATGTGGTGTATCAACCCAAATATGAGTTAGCAGAGTTGAGCTGCATTGGCGTAGAAGTGTTGGTGCGTTGGAAACACCCGCAACATGGTTTTATTGCTCCAGATGTATTTATTCCCTTGGCCGAAGATAATGGTTTAAGTTCTGCTATTTCCAAGTTAGTGATAGCTAAGGCGGCTGAAGAGCTGCAAGACTCTGGTTTGTTGGGGAGTGTACTCCAGCATGTTGCCGTGAATGTTTCGGCCACCGAGTTTAACAGTACCGATGAGATGAACTCATTAAGTAGCTTTATCGAAAGCTATCGTGACTTTGCCCAATACGTCCGTTTAGAAATCACCGAAACTGCCACGCTTACCGATATGCGTAAAAGTGTCGAGGTTATATCCCAGCTACAAGCGCGCGGCTTGACCTTATCGATTGATGATTTTGGTACTGGCTATACTTCTTTGGCCATGCTTAAAGATTTGACCGTGGATGAAATTAAAATCGACCGCAGTTTTGTGGCGGAGCTGGAACATGACGCGCGTTCAAAAACTATTGTCTGTGCGGTGATTGCTATGGCAAATAGCTTTCGAATTAACATCGTTGCCGAAGGGGTCGAAACTGAAAGTCAGTTAAAGGTGCTCAGGAAAATAGGCTGTCGACAGGCGCAAGGTTATTACCTCGGTAGGCCGATGATTATCGCTGAATTGCTCAAGCACTTGGCGGACAACGCGGCGACGCCATAA
- the rplV gene encoding 50S ribosomal protein L22, translating to MEALAKHRFARGSAQKARLVADQVRGLPVEKALVTLQFSSKKAAGLVKKVLESAIANAEHNEGADIDELKVAKIFVDDGPTLKRIRPRAKGRADRIIKRTSHITVVVSDN from the coding sequence ATGGAAGCTTTAGCTAAACATCGTTTTGCTCGTGGTTCTGCGCAGAAGGCTCGCCTGGTTGCAGATCAAGTACGTGGTCTACCAGTTGAAAAAGCGCTTGTTACGTTGCAATTCAGCAGCAAAAAAGCAGCAGGACTTGTTAAGAAAGTTCTAGAATCTGCCATTGCTAACGCTGAGCACAACGAAGGTGCTGATATTGATGAGTTGAAAGTAGCCAAAATCTTTGTTGATGATGGTCCAACTCTAAAGCGTATTCGTCCTCGTGCTAAAGGCCGAGCCGACCGTATTATCAAGCGTACCAGCCACATTACTGTGGTTGTATCTGATAACTAG
- the rplD gene encoding 50S ribosomal protein L4 produces MELVLKDAQSALEVSETTFGRDFNEALIHQVVTAYAAASRQGTRAQKTRSEVSGGGKKPWRQKGTGRARAGTIRSPIWRSGGVTFAAKPQDHSQKVNKKMYRGAIRSILSELVRQDRLIVVEKFAVEAPKTKELVAKLKDFDLSDVLIVTPEVDENLFLAARNLYKVDVRDVAGIDPVSLIAFDKVLVTADAVKQIEEWLA; encoded by the coding sequence ATGGAATTGGTATTGAAAGACGCGCAAAGCGCTCTTGAAGTTTCCGAAACTACCTTCGGACGTGACTTTAACGAAGCCTTGATTCACCAGGTGGTAACTGCATACGCTGCAGCTTCTCGCCAGGGAACTCGCGCTCAAAAAACACGTTCTGAAGTATCAGGTGGTGGTAAGAAACCATGGCGTCAGAAAGGTACAGGCCGTGCTCGTGCCGGTACAATTCGTAGCCCAATTTGGCGTAGCGGTGGCGTAACGTTTGCTGCTAAGCCTCAAGATCACAGCCAAAAAGTTAACAAGAAAATGTACCGCGGTGCTATCCGCAGCATCTTGTCTGAATTGGTTCGTCAGGACCGTTTGATTGTGGTTGAAAAATTCGCTGTTGAAGCGCCAAAAACTAAAGAATTAGTAGCTAAGTTGAAAGACTTCGATTTGAGTGACGTATTAATCGTAACTCCTGAAGTTGACGAAAACTTATTCTTGGCCGCACGTAACCTATATAAAGTAGATGTACGTGACGTAGCTGGTATTGACCCAGTTAGCTTGATTGCCTTTGACAAAGTGTTGGTAACTGCTGATGCAGTTAAACAAATTGAGGAGTGGTTAGCATGA
- the rpsS gene encoding 30S ribosomal protein S19: MPRSLKKGPFIDLHLLKKVEKAVESGDKKPLKTWSRRSMIIPQMIGLTIAVHNGRQHVPVFVTDEMIGHKLGEFAPTRTYRGHAADKKAKKK; the protein is encoded by the coding sequence ATGCCACGTTCTCTCAAGAAGGGTCCATTCATTGACCTACACTTGTTGAAGAAGGTAGAGAAAGCGGTGGAAAGCGGGGACAAGAAACCATTGAAAACTTGGTCTCGTCGCTCAATGATCATTCCACAAATGATCGGTTTGACCATCGCTGTCCATAATGGTCGTCAGCACGTTCCAGTATTTGTTACCGATGAAATGATCGGTCATAAACTGGGTGAATTCGCGCCAACTCGTACTTATCGCGGCCATGCTGCTGATAAGAAAGCGAAGAAGAAGTAG
- the rplW gene encoding 50S ribosomal protein L23, whose product MISEERLLKVLVAPHISEKSTMSAEADNTIVFKVVKDATKAEIKAAVEKLFEVEVTGVTTLNQKGKTKRHGARFGRRNDVKKAYVTLAEGADIDFTGAAE is encoded by the coding sequence ATGATCAGCGAAGAACGTTTGTTGAAAGTTCTAGTAGCTCCACATATCTCTGAGAAGAGCACTATGTCTGCTGAAGCCGATAACACTATCGTTTTCAAAGTTGTGAAAGATGCAACTAAAGCAGAAATCAAAGCTGCAGTTGAAAAACTATTCGAAGTTGAAGTGACTGGTGTTACTACCTTGAATCAAAAAGGTAAAACCAAGCGTCATGGAGCACGTTTCGGTCGCCGTAACGACGTGAAGAAGGCGTATGTAACCTTAGCTGAAGGTGCAGACATCGACTTCACCGGCGCCGCAGAGTAA
- a CDS encoding response regulator: MEQLLILCVDDEREVLDSVLSDIASLSPPFTIDGAESVAEAREVISEFEAQGGKLALILADHIMPDELGIDFLIDLNHSSNNEAAQKILLTGQAGLHDTIEAINRGGLNYYLAKPWSAEELLSIIKEKLTDYVLNYCDNPMPFAQVLDGERIFNHMAQHRLEMPNT, translated from the coding sequence ATGGAGCAATTACTGATTTTGTGTGTGGATGATGAGCGTGAGGTACTCGATAGCGTACTTAGCGATATCGCCTCTTTGAGTCCTCCTTTCACCATCGATGGTGCAGAAAGCGTCGCTGAAGCGCGAGAGGTTATCAGTGAATTTGAAGCGCAGGGCGGTAAACTCGCCTTGATTCTCGCCGACCACATTATGCCCGATGAATTAGGCATCGATTTTCTCATCGACCTCAACCACAGCAGTAACAACGAAGCGGCTCAGAAGATTCTATTAACCGGCCAAGCCGGACTGCACGATACCATCGAAGCGATCAACCGCGGCGGCCTAAACTACTACTTGGCTAAACCCTGGTCGGCCGAGGAGTTGCTAAGCATTATTAAGGAAAAACTTACCGATTACGTACTTAACTACTGTGATAATCCAATGCCTTTTGCTCAGGTATTAGATGGCGAGCGAATTTTTAATCACATGGCTCAACACCGCTTAGAAATGCCCAATACCTAG
- a CDS encoding MmcQ/YjbR family DNA-binding protein, with the protein MDYSQLEAYLLAKTEAKLEYPFAPDVPVFKVRGKMFALVGWREGQMFINLKCQPEQVDALTDIFPAIHRAYHMNKRHWLSLYFDGSDAEQQVFGLIDNSYNLVVSSMSKSVQALLRN; encoded by the coding sequence ATGGATTATTCTCAATTAGAAGCTTACCTATTGGCCAAGACTGAAGCTAAATTGGAGTATCCTTTTGCACCCGACGTTCCGGTGTTTAAAGTAAGAGGAAAGATGTTTGCTTTAGTCGGATGGCGAGAAGGGCAAATGTTCATCAATCTTAAGTGTCAGCCAGAGCAAGTTGATGCGTTGACGGATATTTTTCCTGCTATTCATCGGGCTTACCACATGAATAAACGCCATTGGCTGAGTCTCTATTTTGATGGTAGTGATGCTGAGCAACAAGTCTTTGGCTTGATCGATAATTCCTATAACTTAGTTGTTTCAAGTATGAGTAAATCGGTACAGGCGCTGCTGCGAAACTAA
- the rplC gene encoding 50S ribosomal protein L3 codes for MIGLIGRKVGMTRIFTEDGVSIPVTVIECEPNRVTRVITEESDGYRALQVTTGTKKASRVNKPEAGQFAKAGVDAGRGLWEFRLADGEGEEVSVADELKVDLFNEVKKVDVTGTSKGKGFQGGVKRWNFATQDFTHGNSLSHRAPGSIGQNQSPGKVFKGKKMAGHMGAERVTTQNLDVVRVDVERNLILVKGAVPGATNGDVIIKPAVKA; via the coding sequence ATGATTGGTCTAATCGGTCGTAAAGTTGGAATGACCCGCATCTTCACTGAAGATGGTGTATCAATTCCAGTTACCGTAATCGAATGTGAGCCAAACCGCGTTACTCGTGTAATCACTGAGGAAAGCGACGGTTACCGTGCTCTACAAGTGACCACTGGCACTAAAAAAGCAAGTCGTGTTAACAAACCAGAAGCGGGTCAATTCGCTAAAGCTGGTGTTGACGCGGGTCGCGGCCTGTGGGAATTCCGTCTAGCAGACGGTGAAGGTGAAGAAGTTAGCGTAGCTGATGAGCTAAAAGTTGACTTGTTCAATGAAGTTAAAAAAGTAGACGTTACTGGTACTTCTAAAGGTAAAGGTTTCCAAGGCGGTGTTAAACGCTGGAACTTCGCTACCCAAGATTTTACTCACGGTAACTCTTTGAGCCACCGTGCTCCTGGTTCTATTGGTCAAAACCAAAGCCCAGGTAAAGTATTCAAAGGCAAGAAGATGGCCGGACATATGGGTGCTGAGCGTGTAACTACGCAAAACCTAGATGTTGTACGTGTTGATGTTGAGCGTAACCTAATTTTGGTTAAAGGTGCCGTACCTGGCGCTACCAATGGCGACGTGATCATTAAACCTGCTGTTAAAGCGTAA
- the rplB gene encoding 50S ribosomal protein L2, giving the protein MAIAKCKPTSAGRRHVVKVVNPDLHKGKPYAPLLESKSKSGGRNNRGVITVRHIGGGHKQHYRLIDFKRNDKDGIPAKVERIEYDPNRSANIALVLFADGERRYILAPKGVKAGTPLMSGVDAPIEAGNCLPMRNMPVGSTVHAIEMKPGKGAQMARSAGAYAQIVARDGAYVTLRLRSGEMRKVLSDCRATLGEVGNAEHMLRKLGKAGATRWRGVRPTVRGVVMNPVDHPHGGGEGRTSGGRHPVTPWGVPTKGYKTRKNKSTDQYIVRRRSKK; this is encoded by the coding sequence ATGGCTATTGCAAAATGTAAGCCTACATCTGCTGGTCGTCGCCACGTTGTTAAAGTGGTTAACCCTGACCTGCACAAAGGCAAGCCTTACGCTCCTTTATTGGAAAGTAAGTCTAAGTCTGGCGGTCGTAATAACCGCGGTGTTATTACCGTTCGTCACATCGGTGGTGGTCACAAGCAACACTACCGTTTGATCGACTTCAAACGTAACGACAAAGACGGCATCCCTGCAAAAGTAGAGCGTATTGAATACGATCCAAACCGCAGCGCAAACATTGCTTTGGTATTGTTTGCTGATGGTGAGCGTCGCTACATCCTAGCACCTAAGGGTGTTAAAGCAGGTACTCCGCTAATGTCTGGTGTTGATGCACCTATCGAAGCGGGTAACTGTCTACCAATGCGCAACATGCCAGTAGGTTCTACTGTGCACGCGATTGAAATGAAGCCTGGTAAAGGTGCTCAAATGGCACGTTCTGCTGGCGCTTACGCTCAAATCGTTGCGCGTGATGGTGCTTACGTAACTTTACGTCTACGTAGTGGTGAAATGCGTAAAGTATTATCTGATTGTCGCGCAACTTTGGGCGAAGTAGGTAATGCTGAACATATGCTACGTAAACTTGGTAAAGCTGGTGCAACGCGCTGGCGTGGTGTTCGTCCTACCGTTCGCGGTGTGGTAATGAACCCAGTTGATCACCCACACGGTGGTGGTGAAGGTCGTACATCTGGTGGCCGTCATCCTGTTACACCATGGGGTGTGCCAACCAAAGGTTACAAAACTCGTAAAAATAAGAGTACGGATCAATATATCGTACGCCGTCGTTCTAAGAAATAA